The genome window GAAAGCCGGTAATTTTTACTGGAATTCCGGCATGTTTATCTGGTCGGTAAAGACCATCTGCCATGCCTTTGAACAATTCTGTCCGTCGCTTGCTGCGCTAATTGAGACACTGTCTCCTGCCTGGGATACAGCCCAGTTTGATTCCATGCTCGCTGCGGTCTACACCAGGCTGGAAAAAATATCCATCGACTACGCTGTAATGGAAAAAGCGGATAACGTCTGTCTTGCCAAAGGAACATTCTCATGGGATGACGTCGGCGCCTGGCCTGCACTGGAACATCATTTTGCACAGGATAAGCAAGGGAATACCATCATAGGATGTTCAGAAACCATTGATTCCAAAGGAAATATCGTCTTTTCAAAAGATCGGCTGACCGCTGTCATCGGCGTGAGCGACCTTATCGTTGTACAGGCCGAAGGAGCCACGCTGATCTGCCCGAAAGATAAAGCGCAGGACATTAAAAAAATGGTGCAGAAGCTTCGTGCGGCGAAAACCTACTCGGATCTGCTCTGATGCATCGCAAACGGATCATTTCACGCTTTTTTGAAAAGTTCCAATCATTGGAACTTTTCATATGAGCCGCTGGGTGGGAGTGGATTACGGTGACAGCCGCATCGGCGTCGCACTGAGCGATCCCTGCCAGATCATTGCATCGCCCTTGACCATGGTGAAAAACAGTTCGCCGGAAGCTAGTGCGCTGGAAATTATCGCGCTGGCTGAACAACATGAAGCCGACCGAATTATCATCGGGCTGCCGCTTAATATGAACGGAACCAGCGGACCGGCTGTTGAAAAAGTTTTGGCTTTTCAGGCATTCATTAAGAAACACTCATCCATCCGGACGGTGACCTGGGATGAACGGTTAAGCACGGTCTCGGCGCAAAACACCTTAATCGCGGCGGGCACACGACGTGAAAAACGAAAAAAGCTGATTGACAAAATCGCGGCGCAAATCATTCTCCAGCATTATATTGATGCACAACAGATGCTCTGATTATCATGAATGTACAACATGTGAAACTCGGCGATATTATCGTCAATATGATTGCGTTGGCTGAAGATAACTACACCTATATGGTTGTCACCGGCGATAAAGCGGTCGTTATTGATCCTGCCGAAGCACAACCGGTCATATCTTATGCCGACTCCTGCGGATGGAACATCACTCATATATTAAACACCCACCACCATTATGATCACGTGGCAGGCAACAGTGCCATTAAACGCGTTTTTGACTCATGGATCATTGGCAGTACTAAAAACTTGATCCCGTCT of Spartobacteria bacterium contains these proteins:
- the ruvX gene encoding Holliday junction resolvase RuvX; translation: MSRWVGVDYGDSRIGVALSDPCQIIASPLTMVKNSSPEASALEIIALAEQHEADRIIIGLPLNMNGTSGPAVEKVLAFQAFIKKHSSIRTVTWDERLSTVSAQNTLIAAGTRREKRKKLIDKIAAQIILQHYIDAQQML